In Candidatus Anstonellales archaeon, one DNA window encodes the following:
- the rplJ gene encoding 50S ribosomal protein L10, translated as MKKEMENKNERQAIIKKKKKVADLSSKIKSSKVIGLVNLNNVPDRLLQKARKALRGKVEFIAAKNSVIKRALETSKNGEKLIPFLKNPSLLFLSSSLSPYAIAQYFRNNKEKIAAKPGQIAVEDIKVLEGETNLPPGPALSELKSANINAQIRGGKIVIAKESIVVKKGEKISPTVSKALQKLGILPFEAAIRIEAAVDEEGVLFDYNTLDVDSSTLQSDTIRAFVESSNFSINIGYPTHNNINILLINTILQARNLSLNCGVYSTATIQLLLQKAFREANVFEQAQVK; from the coding sequence ATGAAAAAAGAGATGGAAAACAAAAATGAGCGGCAGGCGATTATAAAAAAGAAAAAAAAGGTTGCTGATCTTTCATCCAAGATAAAATCGTCCAAGGTAATTGGTTTGGTTAATCTAAACAACGTCCCAGATCGACTGCTCCAAAAAGCAAGAAAAGCGCTCAGAGGAAAGGTAGAATTTATAGCGGCTAAAAACAGTGTAATTAAAAGGGCATTGGAGACCTCAAAAAATGGAGAGAAGTTAATCCCCTTCTTGAAAAATCCTTCCCTCCTTTTTCTCTCTTCGTCGCTTTCGCCATACGCTATCGCTCAATATTTCAGGAATAATAAGGAAAAAATCGCTGCAAAACCGGGCCAAATTGCAGTAGAGGATATAAAGGTTTTAGAGGGTGAGACAAATCTACCTCCAGGTCCAGCACTCTCTGAACTAAAAAGCGCGAACATAAATGCCCAAATACGTGGGGGTAAAATAGTTATAGCAAAAGAATCGATAGTGGTTAAAAAAGGAGAGAAGATATCACCCACCGTATCCAAGGCACTCCAAAAGCTAGGCATTCTTCCTTTTGAAGCCGCAATAAGAATAGAAGCAGCAGTTGATGAGGAAGGAGTGCTCTTTGACTATAACACGTTAGATGTTGATTCATCAACTCTCCAGTCGGACACCATACGTGCCTTTGTTGAATCATCAAACTTTTCTATAAATATCGGATATCCGACACATAATAATATAAACATTTTATTGATAAACACCATACTTCAAGCAAGAAATCTTTCGCTAAACTGCGGTGTTTATTCAACTGCTACAATTCAACTTCTGCTTCAAAAGGCATTTAGAGAAGCAAATGTTTTTGAACAAGCGCAAGTAAAATAA